One stretch of Fictibacillus sp. b24 DNA includes these proteins:
- a CDS encoding YjcZ family sporulation protein — protein sequence MYANSPVNASLANAPMYGGGYGYCGGGGYGKSFAIIVVLFVLLIIVGCSWAYKGKDC from the coding sequence ATGTATGCAAATTCACCGGTAAATGCTTCACTTGCAAACGCACCAATGTATGGTGGCGGATATGGTTATTGTGGTGGCGGAGGTTATGGAAAGAGTTTTGCGATCATAGTAGTTCTATTTGTCCTTCTCATTATCGTTGGTTGTTCTTGGGCGTACAAAGGCAAGGACTGCTAA
- a CDS encoding DUF2164 domain-containing protein, with product MRKLSKETKEEMITSIQSFFLDERGEEIGNLAAEQVLDFITVEMGAYFYNEGIEDSISTLQSRMENLEEDLYTLKRPIRK from the coding sequence TTGAGAAAACTTTCAAAAGAGACAAAAGAAGAGATGATTACTAGCATACAGTCATTCTTTCTAGACGAACGCGGTGAAGAAATTGGCAATCTTGCGGCTGAGCAAGTACTAGATTTTATAACGGTTGAAATGGGGGCTTATTTTTACAACGAGGGCATTGAAGACTCTATTTCCACACTGCAGTCGAGAATGGAAAATCTAGAAGAAGATCTTTACACATTAAAGCGACCGATTCGCAAATAG